From a single Candidatus Eisenbacteria bacterium genomic region:
- a CDS encoding PQQ-binding-like beta-propeller repeat protein, with protein MSAPCARWDTLTYDGSAPGRAVPTLHVFLKPLDREGPVPDTAQRLFQDLISRFYSGPPFLTPEEKLTDTIRYAREEAAHAGCGEHLERIRLAAAIVDRGAGKVHLYRSGDMRLYRPGRDESPVKGEGRESLSAEDLRGFALLDGDGADAIAGKIGGDPGDGGGEDCERLIHEGKTAGIWVSLGGGEHVRRRAPAPEPERPGPVESAAGKSEPAGVRGRRRTGLSLLPLALVLLIFLVAVFWNRRAGESPPARGVVPSEEELVLGPSPAGTLIWQFTAGAAVTSSPYLEGGMVFVGSRDGNLYALSRADGRRVWSAKGPGGVGSSPAVADGKVFFGEYGGCLVAVSAETGAEVWRRPTGAKVVSSPVVDAGRVYVGSFDRNLWTVDAATGETLWKFPTGGAIWSSPRVSEGRVFFGSLDGILYAVDASDGTEIWRYDAGARVYAAPAIDGGRVHFGAQDGRFHCLLASTGSPVWTVDTGSPVQSGAAVAEDRVVFGGEDGTIHALYRETGETLWTFPAGERVPSTPAIREGVVYVGSYDRFLYALDLELGHPIWRVDLGAAIYSSPAVDDDAIVLGTIGGRVAAVAIGH; from the coding sequence ATGTCCGCACCCTGCGCACGATGGGACACGCTCACCTACGACGGCAGCGCCCCCGGACGCGCCGTTCCGACGCTTCACGTCTTCTTGAAACCCCTCGACCGCGAGGGCCCCGTTCCGGACACGGCGCAGCGCCTCTTCCAGGACCTGATCTCCCGCTTCTACTCCGGACCGCCCTTCCTGACGCCCGAGGAGAAGCTCACCGACACGATCCGCTACGCCCGAGAGGAAGCGGCGCACGCCGGATGCGGAGAACACCTGGAGAGGATCCGCCTCGCCGCGGCGATCGTGGACCGCGGGGCGGGAAAGGTCCACCTCTACCGGAGCGGCGACATGCGTCTCTACAGGCCCGGCCGGGACGAATCGCCCGTCAAGGGAGAGGGCCGGGAAAGCCTTTCCGCCGAGGATCTGCGCGGTTTCGCGCTCCTGGACGGCGACGGGGCCGACGCGATCGCCGGAAAGATCGGCGGCGATCCCGGCGACGGCGGGGGGGAGGATTGCGAACGATTGATCCATGAAGGGAAAACGGCCGGCATTTGGGTCTCTCTCGGCGGAGGAGAACATGTCCGGCGCCGCGCGCCGGCGCCGGAGCCCGAGCGGCCCGGACCGGTGGAAAGCGCAGCCGGGAAGTCGGAACCGGCGGGCGTCCGCGGACGGCGGAGAACGGGCCTCTCCCTTCTTCCCCTCGCCCTGGTGCTTCTCATTTTCCTCGTCGCCGTATTCTGGAACCGGCGCGCCGGAGAGAGCCCGCCCGCCCGCGGCGTCGTGCCGTCGGAGGAGGAGCTGGTCCTCGGCCCCTCTCCTGCGGGAACGCTGATCTGGCAGTTTACCGCGGGCGCGGCGGTCACGTCGTCCCCCTATCTGGAAGGGGGGATGGTCTTCGTCGGAAGCCGGGACGGCAATCTCTACGCGCTCAGCCGCGCCGACGGGAGGCGTGTTTGGTCGGCGAAAGGGCCGGGGGGCGTCGGATCTTCGCCGGCCGTCGCCGACGGGAAGGTCTTCTTCGGTGAATACGGGGGCTGCCTCGTCGCCGTCTCCGCCGAAACGGGCGCCGAGGTCTGGCGAAGGCCGACGGGGGCCAAGGTCGTCTCGTCCCCCGTCGTCGACGCCGGCCGCGTCTACGTGGGAAGCTTCGATAGGAACCTCTGGACGGTGGACGCGGCGACCGGCGAAACGCTCTGGAAGTTCCCGACCGGGGGCGCGATTTGGTCCTCGCCGCGCGTCTCCGAGGGGCGGGTCTTTTTCGGCTCGTTGGACGGGATCCTATACGCCGTCGACGCCTCCGACGGGACCGAGATCTGGCGCTACGACGCCGGCGCCCGCGTGTACGCCGCGCCGGCGATCGACGGCGGGCGCGTCCACTTCGGCGCGCAGGACGGGCGCTTCCACTGCCTGCTGGCGTCGACCGGATCGCCGGTCTGGACGGTGGACACCGGCAGCCCGGTCCAGTCGGGAGCCGCGGTCGCCGAGGACCGGGTCGTCTTCGGCGGCGAGGACGGGACGATCCACGCACTTTACCGCGAAACCGGCGAGACGCTCTGGACCTTTCCCGCCGGCGAACGTGTTCCGTCCACGCCGGCGATCCGAGAAGGGGTCGTTTACGTCGGTTCCTATGATCGTTTTCTGTACGCCCTCGACCTGGAACTGGGGCATCCGATCTGGCGCGTCGATCTGGGGGCGGCGATCTACTCCAGCCCCGCCGTGGACGACGATGCGATCGTCCTGGGCACCATCGGAGGTCGCGTGGCGGCGGTGGCCATCGGCCACTGA
- the secA gene encoding preprotein translocase subunit SecA produces the protein MFFDLIAKIFGTKTERDVRRLRPMVERINEHFAGYAALSDDELRGKTEEFRRRLAEGETVDDLLPEAFAVVKETCRRLAGTAWDVAGVRTEWNMIPYDVQLMGAVVLHEGKIAEMATGEGKTLVATLPLYLNALAGKGAHLITVNDYLALRDSEWMGRIFSFLGLTVGCIQHDMDPEARKEQYNRDITYGTNNEFGFDYLRDNMSTHKEHRVQRGFHYAIVDEVDSVLIDEARTPLIISGPVPHSTHKFDEVKQLVARLVRHQVELVNDMVREGEKAIASEDEEERYRGGIRLLQAQRGAPKNKKLLKLLQEQGVQKLIRRVETDFMRDKKLSEVDEDLFFAIDEKNHNIDLTEKGRQQLSPDDPDLFLIPDLPTLITEIDLNEGMSPSEKTAAKDQAQKVFLERNEKISNIRALLKAHSLFEKDVEYVVQEGKVVIVDEFTGRLMPGRRFSEGLHQALEAKEGVAIERETQTLATITLQNFFRLYEKLAGMTGTAETEAGEFFEIYKLDVVVIPTNVPVIRDDGQDQIFRTRREKLSAIVNDIADCYKRGQPVLVGTVSVEASETISRILKRMSVPHSVLNAKNHQGEAQIVSRAGEVRSVTIATNMAGRGTDIKLGPGVTDLGGLRIVGTERHESRRIDRQLRGRAGRQGDPGSTLFYLSLEDDLMRLFGSERIAGVMDRLGLEEGEVITHSMVTRAIEKAQKKVEGHNFEIRKHLLKYDDVMNQQREVIYNRRLHVLEAEDLDGEIEETIEEYCTRVLGEHAQGGDYAEDWDVPELQRRLTDVFLGPFDLPIFEEVKPDKEETLDRVIERAKEHFRARKEERLHSLEEEGMPPGLLVEFERYAILSRIDELWREHLYELDGLKGGIGLRAYAQKDPLLEYKSEAFHLFVTLTERIDEEALRLLLRPVRLRADAGRVRRPAAPQPERVRESHESFSALGGLPGEAVPSGAPRPGMRPSGKASPSVRTDPKVGRNEPCPCGSGKKYKQCCGK, from the coding sequence ATGTTTTTCGACCTGATCGCCAAGATTTTCGGAACGAAAACGGAGCGGGACGTGCGGCGCCTCCGCCCGATGGTGGAGCGCATCAACGAACACTTCGCCGGCTACGCCGCGCTCTCCGACGACGAATTGCGAGGCAAGACGGAGGAGTTCCGCCGCCGGCTGGCGGAGGGGGAGACGGTGGACGATCTTCTCCCCGAAGCCTTCGCCGTCGTCAAGGAGACCTGCCGCCGGCTGGCGGGCACCGCCTGGGACGTGGCCGGCGTCCGCACCGAATGGAACATGATCCCCTACGACGTCCAGCTGATGGGCGCCGTCGTGCTCCACGAGGGGAAGATCGCCGAGATGGCGACCGGCGAGGGGAAGACCCTCGTCGCGACCTTGCCCCTCTACCTGAACGCCCTCGCCGGGAAGGGCGCCCACCTGATCACCGTCAACGACTACCTCGCCCTCCGCGACAGCGAGTGGATGGGCCGCATCTTTTCCTTCCTCGGGCTCACCGTCGGTTGCATTCAGCACGACATGGACCCGGAGGCGCGCAAGGAACAGTACAACCGCGATATCACCTACGGCACGAACAACGAGTTCGGCTTCGACTATCTGCGCGACAACATGTCGACCCACAAAGAGCACCGCGTGCAGCGCGGCTTCCACTACGCCATCGTGGACGAGGTCGACTCCGTGCTGATCGACGAGGCGCGGACGCCGCTCATCATCAGCGGTCCCGTCCCGCACTCGACGCACAAGTTCGACGAGGTGAAGCAACTGGTGGCCCGCCTCGTCCGCCACCAGGTCGAGCTGGTGAACGACATGGTCCGGGAAGGGGAGAAGGCGATCGCCTCCGAGGACGAGGAAGAACGTTACCGCGGCGGAATCCGTCTCCTCCAAGCGCAGCGCGGCGCGCCCAAGAACAAGAAACTGTTGAAGCTGCTTCAAGAGCAGGGGGTGCAGAAGCTGATCCGGCGCGTCGAGACCGACTTCATGCGGGACAAGAAGCTGAGCGAAGTGGACGAGGACCTCTTCTTCGCCATCGACGAGAAGAACCACAACATCGATCTAACCGAGAAGGGGCGGCAGCAGCTCTCGCCGGACGACCCGGATCTCTTTCTGATCCCGGACCTGCCGACTCTGATTACGGAAATCGACCTGAACGAGGGGATGTCCCCGTCGGAGAAAACGGCGGCGAAGGATCAGGCGCAGAAGGTTTTCCTCGAGCGGAACGAAAAAATCAGCAATATCCGGGCGCTCCTGAAGGCGCACTCCCTCTTCGAGAAGGACGTGGAGTACGTGGTTCAGGAGGGGAAAGTGGTGATCGTCGACGAGTTCACCGGCCGCCTGATGCCGGGACGGCGGTTCTCCGAAGGGCTCCACCAGGCGCTGGAAGCGAAGGAAGGGGTCGCCATCGAGCGGGAGACCCAGACCCTCGCCACGATCACGCTCCAAAACTTTTTCCGTCTCTACGAAAAGCTGGCCGGCATGACCGGCACCGCCGAGACGGAGGCGGGCGAGTTCTTCGAGATCTATAAACTGGACGTGGTGGTGATTCCGACCAACGTCCCCGTGATCCGCGATGACGGACAGGATCAGATCTTCCGGACCCGCCGGGAAAAGCTGAGCGCCATCGTCAACGACATCGCCGATTGCTATAAGCGGGGGCAGCCCGTTCTGGTGGGAACCGTGTCGGTGGAAGCCTCGGAGACGATCTCCCGGATCCTGAAAAGGATGAGCGTCCCCCACTCGGTGTTGAACGCCAAGAACCACCAGGGAGAGGCGCAAATCGTCTCTCGCGCCGGCGAGGTGCGCTCCGTCACCATCGCCACCAACATGGCGGGGCGGGGGACGGACATCAAGCTCGGCCCCGGTGTCACGGATCTGGGCGGCCTCCGGATCGTCGGCACCGAGAGGCACGAGAGCCGCCGCATCGACCGCCAGCTGCGCGGACGGGCGGGCCGCCAGGGAGACCCCGGATCCACCCTTTTCTATCTCTCCCTCGAGGACGACCTGATGCGTCTCTTCGGGAGCGAGCGGATCGCCGGCGTCATGGATCGGCTCGGCCTGGAGGAGGGAGAGGTGATCACCCACTCCATGGTCACGCGGGCGATCGAGAAGGCGCAGAAAAAGGTGGAGGGGCACAACTTCGAGATCCGGAAACACCTTCTGAAATACGACGACGTGATGAACCAGCAGCGCGAGGTGATCTACAACCGAAGGCTGCACGTCCTGGAGGCGGAGGACCTCGACGGCGAGATCGAAGAGACCATCGAGGAGTACTGCACCCGCGTGCTGGGCGAGCACGCGCAGGGAGGCGATTACGCCGAAGACTGGGACGTGCCGGAGCTGCAGAGGCGTCTGACCGATGTTTTCCTCGGTCCCTTCGACCTGCCGATCTTCGAGGAGGTCAAACCGGACAAAGAGGAAACCCTGGACCGGGTGATCGAGCGCGCCAAGGAACACTTCCGCGCCCGGAAGGAGGAACGCCTCCATTCCCTGGAGGAGGAGGGGATGCCTCCCGGTCTCCTCGTCGAGTTCGAGCGATACGCGATCCTCTCCCGCATCGATGAGCTCTGGAGGGAGCACCTCTACGAATTGGACGGCCTGAAGGGAGGAATCGGCCTCCGCGCCTACGCGCAGAAGGATCCTCTCCTGGAGTACAAGAGCGAGGCGTTTCACCTTTTCGTTACGCTGACCGAGCGAATCGACGAGGAAGCGCTCCGCCTTCTGCTCCGCCCGGTCCGCCTGCGGGCGGACGCCGGCCGTGTTCGGCGGCCG